In Microbacterium laevaniformans, a single window of DNA contains:
- a CDS encoding MarR family winged helix-turn-helix transcriptional regulator, translated as MPAPATLDEFVCFAMYTASHATTQAYRELLKPWKLTYPQYLAMVVLATGERTVSGLGEELGLDSGTLSPLLRRLEDRGLVSRRRDAADERVVRVALTAAGRDVHAEVVAAAGCLVPAFVGSGRGLGELLEQLAAITANMRAVASDLRTAA; from the coding sequence ATGCCCGCTCCCGCCACGCTCGACGAGTTCGTCTGCTTCGCGATGTACACCGCCTCGCACGCGACGACGCAGGCCTACCGCGAGCTGCTCAAGCCCTGGAAGCTCACCTACCCGCAGTACCTCGCGATGGTCGTACTCGCCACGGGCGAGCGCACCGTGAGCGGTCTCGGCGAGGAACTGGGCCTCGACTCCGGCACCCTGTCGCCCCTGCTGCGGCGGCTCGAGGACCGCGGGCTGGTCTCGCGCCGGCGGGATGCCGCCGACGAGCGCGTGGTGCGGGTCGCCCTCACCGCCGCCGGTCGTGACGTGCACGCCGAGGTCGTCGCGGCCGCGGGGTGCCTCGTCCCGGCATTCGTCGGCAGCGGTCGCGGGCTCGGTGAGCTGCTCGAACAGCTCGCCGCCATCACGGCCAACATGCGCGCGGTCGCCTCCGATCTGCGCACCGCTGCCT
- a CDS encoding GNAT family N-acetyltransferase, producing the protein MADLDSRTLDGFRIRPLRTMEQIAAASAVLSEVWGGDRTGMPPNLLRALAHVGNYAVGLYAVPTEGDPSAERMIGASVGFFAAPDDRSLHSHITGIVGDHRGRGLGRLLKQHQREWALARGVHRITWTFDPLVARNASFNLRVLGARVGEYYVDHYGAMDDGVNRGDESDRIFAVWDLDAPAAPPPERAIVTTVEVPADIERLRRDAPGEALDWRYRVREAFLGLTEDGFAVAGFDERGYLFVRSGVAS; encoded by the coding sequence ATGGCGGACCTCGACAGCCGGACCCTCGACGGGTTTCGCATCCGGCCCCTTCGCACGATGGAGCAGATCGCGGCGGCATCCGCCGTGCTCAGCGAGGTGTGGGGCGGTGACCGCACGGGCATGCCGCCGAACCTCCTGCGTGCGCTCGCGCACGTCGGCAATTACGCCGTCGGGCTCTATGCCGTGCCGACGGAGGGTGATCCCTCGGCGGAGCGCATGATCGGCGCGTCGGTCGGCTTCTTCGCCGCCCCCGACGACCGTTCGCTGCACTCGCACATCACCGGCATCGTCGGCGATCATCGCGGGCGGGGACTCGGACGGCTGCTGAAGCAGCACCAGCGCGAGTGGGCTCTGGCGCGCGGCGTCCACCGGATCACGTGGACGTTCGACCCGCTCGTCGCCCGCAACGCCTCCTTCAACCTTCGTGTGCTCGGCGCGCGGGTGGGGGAGTACTACGTGGATCACTACGGCGCGATGGACGACGGCGTGAACCGCGGTGACGAGAGCGACCGCATCTTCGCCGTCTGGGACCTGGATGCGCCTGCCGCCCCGCCGCCCGAGCGCGCCATCGTCACCACCGTGGAGGTTCCCGCCGACATCGAACGGCTCCGCCGAGATGCCCCGGGCGAAGCGCTGGACTGGCGGTACCGCGTGCGGGAGGCGTTCCTCGGGCTCACCGAGGACGGCTTCGCGGTGGCCGGGTTCGACGAGCGCGGCTACCTCTTCGTTCGCTCCGGGGTGGCGTCGTGA